In a single window of the Flavivirga spongiicola genome:
- a CDS encoding tRNA (cytidine(34)-2'-O)-methyltransferase, producing MPLNIVLVEPEIPNNTGNIGRLALASGSHLHLVKPFGFEIDDTRLKRAGLDYWQHLSVTYYDSLDHFFQKNKNQKMVFLSSHGNKSHWDIPFEDHLFLIFGKESVGLSKPIIEANQNKLFKIPLYSKHVRSLNIANAVSIVVYEGLKQLQQS from the coding sequence ATGCCTTTAAACATAGTATTGGTAGAACCTGAAATACCTAATAACACAGGAAACATTGGACGATTAGCTTTAGCTTCTGGCTCACATTTACACCTTGTTAAACCTTTTGGTTTTGAAATTGACGATACGCGATTGAAAAGAGCCGGACTTGACTATTGGCAACATTTATCGGTGACTTATTATGATAGTCTAGATCATTTCTTCCAGAAAAATAAAAATCAAAAAATGGTTTTTCTTTCCAGTCACGGAAATAAAAGCCATTGGGACATTCCTTTTGAAGACCATCTGTTTTTAATCTTTGGAAAAGAATCCGTTGGTTTATCTAAGCCCATTATTGAAGCGAATCAAAATAAGCTCTTTAAAATTCCCTTGTATAGTAAACATGTTAGAAGTTTAAATATAGCAAATGCCGTTAGTATTGTAGTTTATGAGGGGTTAAAACAATTGCAACAGTCCTAG